The Thunnus maccoyii chromosome 12, fThuMac1.1, whole genome shotgun sequence genomic interval CTTGTTTTGAGAACTTCTTTGGGAAAAGGAGGCGGTGGAGGCGGCGGAGCCTCGCTGTTGCTCCTCTTGTGTGTGCTGAAGGACTGAGACGTTTTCATACTGTGGACAGATCCTGGTGGGATGAAGGTATCTGGAGTaggaatgaaaaaaatggaaataacatGGCGTTACAGATGTTAGACCAGTAAAACATCTGCTTCCATTGTTTTTGAGCTACGCTGATGTTTACTGGCGCACAGAGGAGAAAGTGATAACGATCTTCCCATCTATGTACTCTGTAAAAGTGTTAAAGTTGTATCTGTAAGTGCATTTGTAGAtactacagctgcaacaattagttgattaatcaattggcagaaaattaatcagcaactacaGCTGCTGTTCCAGGTGGAGAAGCAGAGTAAAAACCTTCCAACCACCTCTGAAGTCTACAGGTAGGTGAGTGTTTGAGActcctttaaaaagaaagattttaGGTGGAATATCATCATTTTAATTCACGTGTGTATCCTCATAAAGGGTTAAATCTGTTTATATGCAGGGTTGATGTATATAACCAGATAACCAGGACTGTCTGTACCTGACTGGTAGATTCTTTGAGGACTGGCGGTCCTTTTGGCTCGCAGACTTCCTCCTTCTTTCCCGGTCACTCGGATGGGCAGCACCTGGCTCACATCTATAGAGGCTGGATGTAGAAAGACAGGACTGCGGTCAGCGTCGGGGCTCGTATTCTAGTTTAtgatcatttcattttcaaagaagATGTGAAATTGCATGAAAACATTTGCCAGCTGTGCCCCGCCACCTGCAGCCAGAAACTTCAGACCAAGAATTACAGAAATGAAGAAGACTTTAATTAATCCTAAACCAATGTACTGAAACATGAAGAGACGGTGTTAACAGGTCTGTGTACTCACCTGCACTGTGTGTTCTCTGGTGTGATGCCTTTATCTTGACTTTCTCCTTGCTCTTGGGAAGAGTAGCCAGCTTGGTCGGGATCTGCTGCTGCACGGGAGCAGGTTTGTAGTCCTGGTTGGTGGCGCTGACGAGGTGGACGGGCAGCTCGGGTTTAGCCGGCTGAGGGCTGATACTCTCCTTGCGCGGTGGAACCTTTGGAGGAGTTTCCTCAGGATTAGAGCCCATGCTGGGCAAGACCTGGGTCTTTGGAGTTAGAGCCCTTCCTCCGTTCACGATGCTTCCCCTGAACGACTGGTAGCTGGAGAGACTTGAGCActaggaggagagaggaaatacATGAtgatataatgtataatataatgtacAATGAGTACATTATACTGATATGAACAAGTTTGAAactctgttttatattcttatTAATTGAAATAAGTGattatattcatttaaaaatatttgaattaaaTTGCTGTCAGTTTCTGCGCCCTGTACACTTAGCACAAACCACATAATACTTACAATTCAAACTGTTGATTCAGAGTTAAATAAACTAGTTTCAACTCTtgactttacctgtgaagatTAACTCCTAGTGCTCAGATCTTTCTTATTAAATAGATTATTAGAGTCCTAATACTCtctgtatattttcttttatttattttatcacatttgtcttaaagttctttaaaatacattgtAAGTAAAACACTATTGTCAATTTCCTCATCAATCAAGATGAAATCAAGGATGAACACCAAGTTAGTTCTGATCATCTTGTTTCAGAATATTAAAACGTATCGTTATATAAAACATTCCCAGATTAGATTATAATTTGTGATGGAAAAAGATGAGGAAATCTGTCCAACACAACAATAATGATGGAAATAATACTGATAAATATTCAAGTGGATCAGATTCTTGGCCCGCTTCTCACATGTGTGGGATCATCATAGTTGGAGTACGCCTGGTTAACGAGGCTCAGGTGCTTGGttatcttctccttctcctgaGTCAGACGCTCCTTGTCCTTCTCCACCGACTTTGTGGCCACCCTCAGCCGCTCCAGGTCCTGCTGGTAGTTTTCCTTCTGCCTCTCCAGCTCTGCTTTCTCCTCGTTGAGCTTCTCCTCCCACTTCCTGCattcctcttccttctctttcagCTGAGCCTCCTGGCGCTCGATCTGGATGCTCTGCCGTTCCTTCTCCTTCCCCCAGCGCTGCTGCTCTTCACGATGCTGGGCCTGCAGCTTGTGCAAGTTGGCGAGTTCCTCCTTCTGCTTCTCCAGGTTGCGCTGCTTCTCCTGCTCGAGCAGCACGTTGCTGTGCGGACGGGCGGGCTTGCTCTTTGCCTGGAAAGTGCGCTGCAGCTCGATCTGGCTGTCCTGCTGGGCGATGATGGCCTGCAAGTTGAAGAGTGAAAAAGAAACGTTTGACCATGACAGTAATCTTAAAACACATAACCGTGTAAATAATTAGTAAACAAACTTCTGAAGTGCAGATTTCAGAGCAGTTTAGTGTCTTACTTGTAAGCTGTACAGCCGCTGTGCGAGCAGTATCACCCTGTCACACACctacagagaaaaataataatggaCACCAAAACAATCGCAGGGACAGACATGAATATTTTGGGAAAAGCAAATAATaagttaataaataataataaaatagtgtGTTACCTCTGCTTCAGGGACATATCCGGATGTTGGATTGCAGTTTGGCATCTGTATGTCGTCATCAGCCTTGAAGTGAAACAGCACAAGCGATGTAAATACTTCACATTTTTATTCGCTAGACTGAATGATGTGAGGCGTAGATCCTTGTCTCACTCACAGACTGTTCCCGGCTCTCAGAGTAGTACATTTCCTGGAGCTGAGCATCACTACTGGTGTGACCGCCATACACTGGACTGCCGTCGCTGCCGCCGGGCCTCTCATCTGCATCTTCAtctgaggaaataaaaccaTGCACTTCCAGAATCAGTAAACACCTTCACAACAGGTTTTCTTAATTTTTACTGGTAATAATAATTACAGAATCACCAGTTTCAGCACAGTTATACTGTACAGGTGCACACAGCAGCATGGAGACTGAACTCTTAGTGTTTAGCAGTCTGGTTGAGCTTGTTGTGAGGAAAACTAGCGTaattaagttttaaaatatagtgttgaaactgtaaaaatacattattatattatattcctGATACTGCAATGATCATGATTGCATGCATCAttgcaaaaatgattttttttgtgaaattctCCAAGTATGCATGTCTCAAAATGCAACAATATTCCAGAAATTTCAGAGTCTGCACACCTGAAAACACGTGAGGAGGATAATGttacataattaataataaaaagagataATGCAGCAGCCATGTTAGCTTTACGGCTTATTTAGAGCAATAACGCACTGTACCTTTCATGGCGGTTGCTGTGAGGTTACTGTCAGCGACCCCAAAGGTCTCTGCTCTCCGGAGCATCTCCCCGTCATATGCTGCTCTTATTCTtaacagcagcaggttttgCAGGTTTTCCACtgcagacaaaagaaaaaaaagacaacagctTAATCCTGAGCTGAAAGCTGAgtatatttcacttttacttcAACGTATTTCTTCAGAATTTAAATATAACATAATTGATGATTAAGTTTTGAGTAACGCTGCATTATTAATCCAAACTTAAGAAAAAATGACTGCTGAGGTTCATTCTTGATTGCAGAGAGTAGAAACTTTTGTTGTGTCAGCTCCTACCCTCGTCGATGGCTCCTTGGAGCAGTGTCGCCCCCTGCTGGGGGTCAGTGGCGTCTCCTCGGAGCAGCAGCCCTCTGTGGGGGGTTTCCTGCCCCATCTCTGTCTCGTAAAGTGCAGCAAAGATCTGCAGCTTCTCCGTGAGGCTTTGCATTATCTGGTCATCCTTCTCCTTTAGAATATCTATACATGCAAAGAATAAACAAATAGACAAACCACATGTTTGTTAGTAAATGCTGCacagaaaaatttaaaaaagattatGAAGAAGATCGACTGGATAGTGCTAGCATGGTCTGTCCCTCATTGTGGAACTGGTGGGATAAATATGTACATTGTGGCTCCAAAACTCCAACAAGTCATTGTACTTCTGATACTTCAACAAGCTTCAAGTAAAACTATTTTAATTCAGGGCTAATTGACTTGAGTATTTCTAATGATTCCCTCTTTACATACTGGAATAAATTCATGCAAATCTTTCTTCAAAATCCTGACATTGTCTCCTCTCCTAAGTTTCCAAATATTTCCACTGAAACATCTTGAACTGGCTTTTATCAAAATCCAGCCAATAAAATACAATCAGGTTTAATCCAAACTCACATTTATCTTCActcacaaaaaaacccccaaaacaaacaaaccaaagaacAAAACTGTTTGATGTATAAATTACAGACGGTTCTTTCATTGGACTTCAAGGCTCTTAAGTACGACTTGGTGGAAACTGGCCTGCATTTGATTGTCAGCACAACTCAGTACGATACGGGAACACTAGTGGACTGTGGGTATAAAATTTGTGTCATCAGTTCACCACATGACATCCCTTATTTTCCCCACCAAAATCTTCCAGTAACTACATACTGATACATGCTTTGAGAGGAAAcgccaaaacaaaacatgactttATAACAAATCTGATTCTGTGGTGCTGTATGAGTTCATAGAGGTCTGCAGTCTTACCTTGATACTCTTGCAGTCTAGCAGTCTCTTCgctgtcctcttcttctggATAGCTGGACCACACAGACAGCTTACTCagtaatgtcatttttttgatCAGACATTAAAGTTTTTATCTCATATCTCCATAtaagaatgttttctttcttgtggTTCGACCAACACTTTGATTGGTGTCAAGGtatcacaaaaatgaaatggccaaaatgtcaacacacaacatatttcattagCTAATTGGCTATTTTGGCTAATTTGGCTTCTATCAAACATTTACAGAATCATAATACAGCCAAAAAGATAGTTAAATTGCccaataaataaactgattttgttctctttcttgGAGTCTTCAGCTTACCAGTTCACAGCTTCCCGTATCTGGTGCATCCAGGAGATACATTCCTCTCTGGAGCCCGTGTGGATCTCGTACATCTCCGGCATGGTGGTGGTGCACGCACAGATGAGGAACATCGCTTTGTCCTCATGAGCCACTTCCCTAACTATCAGCCTTTGAAGGGAGATCACCGATGGTTTGTTATCCTACATGAACCACCACAATAAAGCAGGCAAGATTGTAAGATTATTAACTACAAAGAAACCGGTATCTTTGAGGCATCATGGTACATCAGAGAGCTAAAACACATCATTAAATACCTTCAATATTATCTTTTCCCAGTAATcttaaaagtatttgttttagATTTAACATTGCTTCTGTTAATGTAAGAAAAACTGGCCCAAAGAGtgaaacatttatgtttaattgaTTAAGTAAGAAGAGATCGACACATTCCCAGCAAGAAGCAGAGTTTTCTATaattttctctccatcttctaACAAAAATTACGTTTTAATGTTTGGGCAGAACTCACCACAGCAGCAAACACGAGCTTCTGGTCTTTCTCTTGTAGCAGGAGGAGCACGTCTGACAGCAGCACAGCGTGGATGTCTGCGGGGGGAGATTAATGCTGCTCAGCATCACAACAGCTTAAATACTTGATGTTTTTACTTCATCTTCCAGACATAAATAATGCCATAAAAATATGCTGCTGCACTGGTTCTCTGAATGCTTTTGCTTTCACAAAAGTAAATTGCCCCGAAGTTGAACCTCTTATTAAAAAGGAGACAGGTACACGATATCCCTGTAATCCTACAATAATCCGCTGGGCTGTCATTGATTTGAATCAGACTAGTGCACACACGTTTCAGTGTACGATTTGACCTCAGGTGACCCCATTAGGGCCGTTACTGCGATTTAAAAGGATAGATGGAGGTGCGCAGAAGCTTTGTGTCGTgcacagacaggtgacaaattaaaggaaaactctGAATGggtggagaaacataacaaatgtatCCCATCATGCTCTGcgacatgtttaaaaaatgccaaaaaggcGCAGATCTCAACCAAACTGAATATCAAGGATTGGCGTGTAGGACATTGAAGCTGTTGTGATGGTTCACggtataaatgtatttaatccAAGTTCAGATACCACATTTGAAGAACCTTTCTGTAAATATCACAATGGCAATCTGACTAGGGAGTATCTACAGTAGTAACATTTCTATAACACATCCAATGCATCTCAAGTATGAATTGAATGCAGTCACATTAGcaggaaaacaacagcagcacaaagttAATATGCAAGCAGAGTTATTAACTGTGTCCTGATCCGCATTCGTACACTGTAATAAACTGAACTGCAAtaaatcatttaagtcatttaattATCATCTGTTACGCACGAggaaataaaaatctgtttaattAACCGCAAAACTCTGTGAAGGAGCCAAGCTGTCGAGGAGGTTCTTCAGGtcagataaaaatgtgttttcatggaagatttattttctttgtactgcgggacaaaaaaaaacaacaaaattttgGGATGATCAGATGGTCTGATAAATGTAGTTTTCTAATATATCTACCTAAACACtttacattcatacatacaagCGAGCTAATAGCAGTTAAATTGAGGTCTTCATTCAACTTTATTGCAATGTCAAAGAAGACTCATCATTAACCTTTCTGTCTACCAGAAGACTTCCAGGTGACGGTGCCTTCACGCAGCAGCATCCTGTTGCGCTGAACGAGATCCTCCCTGCGGAACGGCCGGCCGTCCTTCAGCCGGCCCTGAGATCTCGGCTCCAGACGCAGGCAGATGTCTCTCAGACGAGTAGCTTTCTCGTATTCACAGACCTGATCGTTCACCTGGGAGATGGTGTCTTTGATCAGCGCTAAACCCCGCACCAGAGACTGGTACTCGTCTGTGTCGGCTGTAAagagaattaaatattaacCAACCAGATAGCCGACTggattttgtgaaatattcGTTTGTGAGATATCTACTAATGAGTTTAAACACTAAAAGGCTGAGCATAGGCTATAATTATCACAACTTATGGAGATGCAGGGACGCCAGGAGTGGTGAGATTTTACCTTCAGTGTTCTGAATGATTCGTTCCACCATCACGGGATATTTTGTGATGCGTTGTGTCACCAACAGAAAACACTCGGGGATTCCCAACCGTCTCACAAGGGGCAGCTGACCTATTTTctgttgaaaaaagaaaaaagaaatgtttgcGAAAAGGTCTGTCTCTCGGATACTGGCACTGATATCTCAGACATGCACAGCACCTCCTAACTCACTGTGGTTTCTCGTCACGCAACCACAGCGCTCATTGTGTCTTGAGGGGAATCTCTTCCATGTAACTGACCTATAAGTGTGGATAACTCACCCTAATGAGGCTCTGCAGCTTCTTATTGCTCTGCAGCTGCTCTTTGTAGAAGCTGATGGCGTCATTGTGATGGCTGCAGAAAACACCGTACCATTCCTTCATTCTCTCTCCCAGCACACCTGAAAActatcacagcaaaaagcacaaaacatcaaaattatattgtcaaaaaaaacaaaacaactgaagTTACTGCCAACATCTCACTGAAAATATCAGCaccattttattgtatttttcatggGTTTTGGAGAACATacaagaaaggagagaaagggaacaatgagagaaggagaggagaggatcaCAAAGATCCTAAACCACATTTAATCCATTATGTCATGACTTCTTGGTCCACATTTTGGGACAATTATATATCAGGACATCGCACAAACTTAAACTCattattcaaaataatttaatcatcaCTTAAGAACTGAATTGAAAAGAATTTGCACGCAGTATGTTTCTGTAGGAGCTTCTTATAACCATTATAGTAACTTAATCCATACAGTTTAACCCAAATATTAACCTACATAAAAGTGGCAAGTTTGCTTCAGTTCATTTAAGGCTCCCTGTTGCTAAAACATTAgattaaatatgtaatttttcaaACAGTGTAAGTCAACTGACACTAACTGATGATAAAACAGGAACACTTTATTTATGCACTTAAACCGTATCCTCCTTTGACTTGCAATTTTGATTCCTCATTCAGAGAAATTACTGACCGAAGACGTAAAAATGCTTCTCTCACATTCTCTCTTCTTGAGAACATGATGTCTATGACGCAGCATCATTCCTGGGCTGCGGGAGCAAACACACCCGTCTATACTCCcttacagtgttacagtcttACGTTTCAGACATACCAGCCATTCCTACGGCCACCTGTACACTCACTCGGCACGTGCAGAGAGAGTGACAAGGGTGGAGAGAAGTGATGGGTACAGATATAAAGAGTGAGGTGTAGCGAAGCAGGAGAGCCTTTATTTTAGATAACTGGTGAACAAAACCTTAAACCTGctcttgtatgtgtgttttctagtCATAATGTAAACAATGTCAGTGCTGTATAGTTGACTGTAGCACAAAGCAGCTGGAAACAATGGTAGCAACATACCTGTCATCTGCTAATCATACCCAGTTTGACAAGTATCTCatttttcttaaatgaaaaaGGTCactcaaatatgaaaatgttgtcatttattCCCATTTCTGACAGCTGAATTGCTGGTGGAGCTATTATGTCCACAGTTAGCAAAGGTACCTGTCAGAGTGTTTGATGTGGGAATGTAAACACAGCTTTTTGTGTTGACTGTGGACACGTGATGTGCGAGTGCATGCAAGTACAAATAGTTTTAGTTAAGACTTGTGTTGAATAATACTAGAAACACAGTGCATTTGGGAATCTTGCAAACAGATTAACTTCCTTTCAGTTGTTCTAGAGAacttctttctttgtgttttatgttgacTTATGTTGACTTCACTGGAATTTTGACATGAAGTTGAGTGAacaatgacattttcatttgagAGGGATGAACTTCCTTTAAATTGTGCCCTCTGCAACTTTGCATGTTTGCGGACCAAAGTGGAGGAAACTCTTAGCATTTTTCGGGCTCAATACCCAACATTAACCATCATCCCTTTCAAGCATTGAATTGATTTACATGCAATCTACTCTACCCTACCTGAGAGATGAGAACATCCCCCAGCTGTGAGATCTGGTAGCTGTTTGGGCTTCCTTCCTCCTGACTTTGGTTTTGCCGAATTTTGAGGCAGTTGAGGAAGTGCTGGTGGAGGGTGAGCAGGGCATCCACTCCGGGGAAGAGCCGCTCCAGTTTGGCTTCCTCTATCAGCAGAGACTGCCTCAGCTCGTGCATGTAGACATAGAGAAGGATTTTTAAGGTGCGTACATGGTTCATCTCCGTCTGGATCAACTCTAGGGAAGTAACAAAGAGGGATTTCTCGATCACTACACCTGAGGGGCACAATGTCAAAAGCATCTGTACACTCTACTGCTTTAACAACTATAGGTGCTCTAAATTGGACCAGTGAGGCTGCTTTAATTGTCACATGCAAAAGGTAAATAAAGTTATGCAAGCAAATAAAACTGGTCCATCGCCTCAGGCTTCCcacagatacaaaaaaaaatgtattcttagGTGAACAATTGCTGTTGTCATTAAACTTATTATCATCACAGTAGGAGTGTTAACCATCAGACGCTCTCTGGGTTAAAGAAACATCCAtcattgttataattataaGCACTGTCATCTCTGCTTCAACAGTGCAATTACTAAGCACTCTGCCATAAGTGATCAAAGGATGAATCTTCTTCAACTGGTGATTGACCTGAGAATCATCAGTCTCCATGTACGCACACACTACATGAGAGGATTCGATTTAATTTGGATTTTTGGGTGGTTAAATTTCCAGTTATtgcaaaaaaacatctcagactAACACAGGTTGAGACATTGAAGCTTTAACTCAACCGGTTGAGCCTACCGTAGATGACATCCTGTCTTTTAACAGCCTCTTTGTGCAGAGTCTTCAAGTAGTTCTGGTCCACGGCGACGCTCCATGACTCCGCCTCCAGGTTCTGTGCGTCGAGCACCAGCTCATCTCGCAGCTGAGTATAATGGGCATCTGGATGACACACGCAGACAGTCATACTAGAACAATGCTTGTCCTTTGTGGTCATATGAGTGTGTATTTAAGTGATTCATTACGGATCATGTGCAGGgttatttttaaaagcatttttaaatgtagcGGTCTTACTTTTGTGGCAAAAACGTTCTTTTACATGGCGCCAGGTTTTAGTCATGTCAAACTGATTCATTGCTCACAAAAATGCTGCAAGATTTAAATCTACTAGCCGAGAAGATAATTCACAGACGATCTGACTAATGTAGGTGCTTTTAACTGCGGATTTTAAGATCTGCAACATGTCATTACTGTAATACCTCTGCAGCATTAAGCACTGATCCTTCCATAAAGGATACTTATGAGAATCTCTCTCAGTGGTGtttatttaatcatatttttgtcattaatgGGAAGATTATTTCTATTATCAACAACAATTTATTATCAATCTATCCTttatcttttttcccccccaagtTGTTTGAGGCTGTTGTATCGACATAATTTCtttgtaaaatgtcacaattaCGACATAGTTCTTGCCCAACAGAAAGCCTTGTTGACAGACTGGTGCGTAGGTTCAAAAACTATTTGACTGTGAAGAAATCAAACAATCCCACCCGTCGTCAATCACTTGTACTCACTTcattaacaataacaaatatgTGAATTTTACCTGATGAAGTTTTGAGGACTGAAAAGTCACTCAAAGTGAGTGTAAGTGTGTGGGATTCTTCGGTTTCTTTGAACAATATCACACGTATTCAGCAGGAGAAGATTAAACCtcactaaaataataaagactAGGTCATCCAAATTAAACTTCTGTACATCAAAGTTTATAAAAGctatttttaacagtgaaatCATGCTGTTGTGACAAAAAGGCACAGGGAGCTTTCAGCAGCTCCTCATTCCAGCTGACAGTGACCAGCTGACCTTCTAGGTTGACGGGCTCAGGCACGGAGGAGGCCAGCGACACAGAGTCCTCAGCAGAGAGCTTCAACCGCAGGCCTTCGATCTCATCCATCTGCGCCGGAACGGATCTAGTTGGTATGTGATGACATAAGGCTCAACAGGTAAATTAATAAGTGATGTCAGCatgaaaacatgcacacaaacacactaactCTGTCGCTAAATTCAGGATCGGAGCTTACATCAGATTCAGATGATTGATCTCATCTAACCAAGCGTAACACAACCATGAAgttgaaaggaaaaaatgtcggtaaaagcaaaaaaaaaaaaaaactctcacaTGACTCAGAATCACACATGTATCAGGCCCAGAATGAACACGGAAAAAAATGTGACTTAGTTTGTATTTCAGCTGTGCACCCAAGATTGGAAAACAATCTCAGTCAAGCATGAGGAAAAACTAATTCATGATATTCTCAGTTGGTCTGTGAATGAGGCCACACAGACATACAGGTACATAACATGAGAATCTTACAATATGTGATCACCAACCTGGGACTTGTGTCGTTGGAAGAGGACGAACCAGGCTGAGCGCTGTGTTTGTTGGGGGCGACAGTCATGCCTGGACTAGGGAAGCAGCCGGGGACGCCATGGGGGACGGCGGGGGGAGAGACACCATCCCCAGAGCTGagagataagagagagaaacacacagagagacaaatacTGAGTCAGGTCTGATGACAGAAACGTTAATAAAGTGAGTGCAAGTGATCAACAGCGTGCAGGATTTGTTGGTCCTGTCATGATCGCATCATGCTGAAATAAGGTTGTATATAACCTATAGGgttataataaaacacaatattgatTGATTCTTATAGGTTGATaagaatattttctgatatCACTATGTTTATCacaacataaatgtatttaaaatcaGATAGGATAAtcaaatgacatcacagcactattttaatgtaaaaaaacataacCTATAATCCgggttttattaattttttatgtACAATAAGCTTAGAATCATTAATTCTGACAATATGATCATATCATCACAGTACTAGCTCACTGaaagtcaatattttttatattgccAAGGTCTACATTAAATGCAATGAAGATTTCAAGGATTAAGAGTTTATTATTCAGCAGgaaatgcaaataaatgtacCTTTATATTGTTACTGAAAGTCCTTTGCTCCACTTTGCTGAATCACAAGCCCTCAAACCGACAGACACCTACAAAATAAGTGGAGAAAAACGTTTGATGGGTGCTGAATCTAAACAACAGGCTGTTGCAGAACTAATCTAGCCCTGTGGAAAGGGAACTGGTTTGGCAAACTGCAACAGCTCAGCTCAAGTCAGACCAGCTCTCgggcaaaaacacaacagaaaacttGAGAACACAGAGCTGCACTGTTACATTATTACAGTGGCACAGGTACAGTAGCTGTTGTTTGCACATACACGGATCAACATATCCTTTTCTACTTTAAAAAGATGTTACATGACGTACGTATCGCCCTGCTCTTAC includes:
- the arhgef18a gene encoding rho guanine nucleotide exchange factor 18a, which gives rise to MTVAPNKHSAQPGSSSSNDTSPRSVPAQMDEIEGLRLKLSAEDSVSLASSVPEPVNLEDAHYTQLRDELVLDAQNLEAESWSVAVDQNYLKTLHKEAVKRQDVIYELIQTEMNHVRTLKILLYVYMHELRQSLLIEEAKLERLFPGVDALLTLHQHFLNCLKIRQNQSQEEGSPNSYQISQLGDVLISQFSGVLGERMKEWYGVFCSHHNDAISFYKEQLQSNKKLQSLIRKIGQLPLVRRLGIPECFLLVTQRITKYPVMVERIIQNTEADTDEYQSLVRGLALIKDTISQVNDQVCEYEKATRLRDICLRLEPRSQGRLKDGRPFRREDLVQRNRMLLREGTVTWKSSGRQKDIHAVLLSDVLLLLQEKDQKLVFAAVDNKPSVISLQRLIVREVAHEDKAMFLICACTTTMPEMYEIHTGSREECISWMHQIREAVNCYPEEEDSEETARLQEYQDILKEKDDQIMQSLTEKLQIFAALYETEMGQETPHRGLLLRGDATDPQQGATLLQGAIDEVENLQNLLLLRIRAAYDGEMLRRAETFGVADSNLTATAMKDEDADERPGGSDGSPVYGGHTSSDAQLQEMYYSESREQSADDDIQMPNCNPTSGYVPEAEVCDRVILLAQRLYSLQAIIAQQDSQIELQRTFQAKSKPARPHSNVLLEQEKQRNLEKQKEELANLHKLQAQHREEQQRWGKEKERQSIQIERQEAQLKEKEEECRKWEEKLNEEKAELERQKENYQQDLERLRVATKSVEKDKERLTQEKEKITKHLSLVNQAYSNYDDPTHCSSLSSYQSFRGSIVNGGRALTPKTQVLPSMGSNPEETPPKVPPRKESISPQPAKPELPVHLVSATNQDYKPAPVQQQIPTKLATLPKSKEKVKIKASHQRTHSAASIDVSQVLPIRVTGKEGGSLRAKRTASPQRIYQSDTFIPPGSVHSMKTSQSFSTHKRSNSEAPPPPPPPFPKEVLKTRQRKEKVIFL